The genomic DNA TACGTCGCACGCGCCGACGACATGATCATCTCCTCCGGCTACAACATCGCGGGCCCTGAGGTCGAGGACGCCCTGCTGCGCCATCCCCAGGTCGCGGAGGTGGCGGTGGTCGGCCGGCCGGACGAGCTGCGCGGCCAGGTCGTGGTGGCGTACGTGGTGCCTCGCGAGGGCGCCGCGCCGTCGGCCGACGACCTGCGCACGTACATGAAGGGCGAACTGGCGCCGCACAAGTGCCCGCGCGTCATCGAGTTCCTGCCCGCCCTCCCCCGGACCGCCACGGGCAAACTGCAGCGGTTCCGGCTGCGTAGCGAGGCGGACCGGAGCCAGGCCCTAGAGTGATCACGTGGCCGACCTGCACACCCCCCGATCCCTGATCGTCACCCTCTACGGTGCGTACGGTCGCACCACCGGCAACACACCGCTGCCGGTGGCCGAGCTGATCCGGTTGCTGAACGCCGTCGGCGTCGACGCCCCGTCGGTGCGCTCCTCCGTCTCCCGGCTGAAGCGGCGCGGGCTGCTCGCACCGGCGCGGACCGCGAGCGGCGCGGCCGGATACGCCCTGTCGCAGGACGCGCGCCAGCTGCTGGACGACGGCGACCGGCGGATCTACGCACATCCGTCACCACCGCTGCGGGACGGCTGGGTGCTCGCCGTCTTCTCCGTACCGGAAGCGGAACGGCACAAGCGGCACCTGCTGCGCTCCCGGCTCTCCCGGCTGGGCTTCGGCACCGCCGCGCCAGGGGTCTGGATCGCACCCGCCGCACTGTACGACGAGACCCGGCACACCCTGGAGCGGCTGGAACTCGCCCCGTACGTGGACCTGTTCCGCGGGGAACACCTCGGCTTCGCCGCGACGCGGGAGTCGGTGGCGCGCTGGTGGGACCTGGACGCCATCGCCCGGCTCCACCTGGACTTCCTGGCCCAGCACGAACCGGTGCTGCGGGCCTGGGAGTCGCGCACCGGCGAGCCGGACGCGGAAGCCGCCTACCGGGACTATCTGACCGCCCTGGACTCCTGGCGGCGGCTGCCGTACGCCGATCCGGGGCTGCCGGAGGAGCTGCTGCCGAAGGACTGGCCCGGGGGCCGGGCGGCGGAGGTGTTCGGGCTGCTGCACGCCCGGTTGCGGGATGCGGGGGCGGAGTTCGTCCGCGGCGGGCCGAGCGGCTCGTAAAGCGTGTGCACGGCCCGGTCCCGACTGGTCATCATGGACCATGACCTGGACCTTCACTGACGACGTCGATCTGTTCCTTGACGCGGCCGGTGCCTGGCTGGCCACCCGGCCCGCCGAGAACACCCTCGTACTGACCATCACCGCGACCCTGCGGAACAGCGGCCCCCATGCGTACGGAGACGCCGCCCCGGTGCTGGGCTGGTGGCGCGGGCCGGACGGCGAGGTGGCGGGGACCCTGGTCCAGACCCCGCCGTACCCGCCGCTGCTCGGCGTCGTCGCCCCTGAGGCGCTCGGTCCGCTGGCCGCCGAGTTCCCCCTGACCGCCGTCAACGCGGACCGGACCACGGCTGAGGCGCTGGCCGCGGGGTGGCCCGGCCACCGCGTCGAGGGGGAGCAACGGCTGTACCGGCTGGGCGAGTTGATTCCGCCATCTCCCGCGCCGCCGGGCCGGGCCAGGTCCGCGACCATCACCGACCGGGCCCTGCTGGTGGCCTGGCATCGCGCGTTCGCCGCGGACGTCGGCCAGCCGGACACCCACGCCGAGCGGATGGTCGACGAGCGGACGGCGTCCGGCGATCTGACGCTCTGGGAGACCGTCGGGGTCCCGGTGTCGATGGCGGGTGTCTCCCCGCGGGTCGCCGGCGCGGTGCGGGTGACGGCCGTGTACACACCGCCGGAGCACCGGGGCCACGGGTACGCGGCGGCGGTGACGGCCGAGGTCAGCCGGGCGGCGCGGGAGGCGGGCGCGCAGGAGGTGCTGCTGTTCACGGATCTCGCGAACCCGACGAGCAACGGTGTGTACCGGCGCATCGGCTACGAGGCCCTGTCCGACCGGCTGCTGATCAGCCGGGAGGCCCGGGGATGACGGGCGACGGGGCACCGCTCGAACCGTTGTGGCTCATCGCCGCGAACATGGTGCGGTGGCGCCGGTACGGGGTGGGAGGGCAGGAGCTGCGTCCGGGCACCAAGTCGTACCGGGCAGGCGCCAAGGTGTACGTGATCGGCTCCCGCCCCGGCGACCACGAGGTGCTGACGACCGTGGGGCGCGGGCGGCACACCTGCCGCTACATCACCCTCGACATGGCCACACGTCACCTGCACACCTTCCGGGCCACGCGGGTCCACAGTCCTGCGGTGCTACGGCGCGACGCGGAGTCCCCTGTGGGCCGGTCCTGGGGCTGCCGGGAGGACGCGGAGGAGGCTGCCGCCCGGCTCGAGGCACTGGCAGCC from Streptomyces sp. NBC_01707 includes the following:
- a CDS encoding PaaX family transcriptional regulator C-terminal domain-containing protein: MADLHTPRSLIVTLYGAYGRTTGNTPLPVAELIRLLNAVGVDAPSVRSSVSRLKRRGLLAPARTASGAAGYALSQDARQLLDDGDRRIYAHPSPPLRDGWVLAVFSVPEAERHKRHLLRSRLSRLGFGTAAPGVWIAPAALYDETRHTLERLELAPYVDLFRGEHLGFAATRESVARWWDLDAIARLHLDFLAQHEPVLRAWESRTGEPDAEAAYRDYLTALDSWRRLPYADPGLPEELLPKDWPGGRAAEVFGLLHARLRDAGAEFVRGGPSGS
- a CDS encoding GNAT family N-acetyltransferase codes for the protein MTWTFTDDVDLFLDAAGAWLATRPAENTLVLTITATLRNSGPHAYGDAAPVLGWWRGPDGEVAGTLVQTPPYPPLLGVVAPEALGPLAAEFPLTAVNADRTTAEALAAGWPGHRVEGEQRLYRLGELIPPSPAPPGRARSATITDRALLVAWHRAFAADVGQPDTHAERMVDERTASGDLTLWETVGVPVSMAGVSPRVAGAVRVTAVYTPPEHRGHGYAAAVTAEVSRAAREAGAQEVLLFTDLANPTSNGVYRRIGYEALSDRLLISREARG